The following coding sequences are from one Candidatus Borkfalkia ceftriaxoniphila window:
- a CDS encoding glycyl-radical enzyme activating protein — translation MKEGEEIGYIFDIQKFCLHDGDGIRTNVFFSGCNLRCLWCANPESRPSSHSGENSARKMTVGEVVGEVLKDKAFYDKSGGGVTLTGGEVFLQLGFAEKLCTALRKEKIHIALETAGCVPQRDFAALCDLADFVFIDCKHYDEAKHVAGTGVSNAPILRNITWLARSGKACCVRIPVIPAYNDKTEDAQAFCELFQTLGVRRVQLLPFHQFGEKKYENLGLDYAYRGVPQLHKEDLKDYLKLFEKSGFDAAIGG, via the coding sequence ATGAAGGAAGGCGAAGAAATCGGTTACATATTCGATATTCAGAAATTTTGCCTGCACGACGGCGACGGCATACGAACCAACGTGTTTTTCAGCGGCTGCAATCTGCGGTGCCTGTGGTGCGCGAATCCCGAATCGCGGCCTTCGTCGCATTCGGGGGAGAACAGCGCCCGCAAAATGACGGTCGGGGAAGTCGTCGGGGAAGTTTTGAAAGACAAAGCCTTTTACGACAAGAGCGGCGGAGGCGTAACGTTGACGGGCGGAGAAGTTTTTTTACAGTTGGGGTTTGCCGAAAAACTGTGTACGGCGCTGCGCAAAGAAAAAATACACATAGCGTTGGAAACGGCGGGTTGCGTTCCGCAAAGAGATTTCGCCGCGCTGTGCGATCTGGCGGATTTCGTCTTTATCGACTGCAAACACTATGACGAGGCGAAGCACGTCGCGGGAACGGGCGTTTCCAACGCGCCGATCCTGCGCAACATAACTTGGCTCGCGCGTTCGGGAAAAGCCTGCTGCGTGCGAATCCCCGTCATTCCCGCATATAACGATAAAACCGAGGACGCGCAGGCATTTTGCGAATTGTTCCAAACGCTGGGCGTGCGAAGGGTGCAACTTTTGCCCTTTCATCAGTTCGGGGAAAAGAAATACGAAAATCTCGGTCTGGATTACGCCTACCGCGGCGTACCGCAACTGCACAAAGAGGATCTGAAAGATTATTTGAAATTATTTGAAAAGAGCGGTTTCGACGCCGCCATCGGAGGTTGA
- a CDS encoding DeoR/GlpR family DNA-binding transcription regulator gives MNNFEQDLLPSHRQKRILEILREKKAVSVAYLSRTMYINEATVRRDLNALSKSGAVTRTYGGAVLNEGLDSEIPFFIRETSNAEAKRQIGETAADFVRDGDTVFLDSSSTTAFMIPYFKGKKNVKFVTNGAKTTLLLSKTSDCEIYCIGGKLRENSLSFIGETAAEALQNYHFDASFFSCRGIDLTGGLTDSNISEAKIRKIMIRNSKKNYLLADGSKFGTVSFYTVCDFADIDCLITDIVPEQKWLELFRKNEIALYH, from the coding sequence ATGAACAACTTTGAACAAGACCTTTTGCCGTCCCACCGCCAAAAACGGATATTGGAGATCCTGCGAGAAAAAAAGGCGGTCAGCGTGGCATATCTTTCCAGAACGATGTACATAAACGAGGCGACCGTACGGCGCGATCTGAACGCGCTTTCCAAGAGCGGAGCCGTCACGCGCACCTACGGCGGCGCCGTACTCAACGAGGGGCTTGACAGCGAGATCCCCTTTTTTATCCGCGAAACTTCGAATGCCGAGGCAAAGCGGCAGATCGGCGAAACCGCCGCGGACTTCGTGCGCGACGGCGATACCGTGTTTCTGGACTCCTCCTCGACAACTGCGTTCATGATCCCCTATTTCAAGGGAAAGAAAAACGTGAAATTCGTGACGAACGGCGCGAAGACGACGCTGCTGCTCTCCAAGACGTCCGACTGCGAGATCTATTGCATCGGCGGAAAACTGCGCGAAAACAGCCTCTCCTTTATCGGGGAAACCGCCGCGGAGGCACTGCAAAACTATCATTTCGACGCGTCTTTTTTCTCCTGCCGCGGCATCGATCTCACGGGCGGACTGACCGATTCCAATATCAGCGAGGCGAAGATCCGCAAGATCATGATCCGGAATTCCAAAAAAAATTATCTGCTCGCGGACGGCAGTAAATTCGGAACGGTCTCTTTTTATACCGTATGCGATTTTGCCGACATAGACTGCCTGATCACAGACATCGTCCCCGAACAAAAATGGCTGGAACTCTTCCGCAAAAACGAAATCGCATTATACCACTGA
- a CDS encoding DegV family protein gives MQDFILCCGSTADLSHEHLKKRNIEYLPFHYFLDEKEYADDLGQTLPYTEFYAAMARGVMTRTSQINADEYETFFTPYLENGKDILYVALSSGISGAYNSALIAQKSLSEKYPERKILVVDSLGASSGYGLLMDTLADLRDAGKSAEETAAWAEEHKLEVNHWFFSTDLTFYVRGGRISKAMGWFGTIFHICPLLNMDDKGRLIPRRKIRTKVKVISEIVKTMEEYAEGGNAYDGKCYISHAACLTDALAVKTLIEEKFPALKDKVEIYDVGTTIGAHTGPGTVALFFMGKKRAD, from the coding sequence ATGCAGGATTTCATTTTGTGCTGCGGTTCGACCGCCGATCTTTCACACGAGCATTTGAAGAAGAGAAACATCGAGTATCTTCCCTTCCATTATTTCCTGGACGAGAAGGAATACGCGGACGATCTGGGACAGACGCTGCCCTACACCGAGTTTTACGCGGCGATGGCGCGAGGCGTGATGACGAGAACTTCGCAGATCAACGCCGACGAGTACGAAACTTTTTTCACCCCTTACTTAGAGAACGGAAAAGATATTTTATACGTTGCGCTCTCCTCGGGCATTTCGGGCGCGTATAATTCGGCGCTCATCGCGCAAAAGTCGCTTTCGGAAAAGTACCCCGAACGGAAAATTCTCGTCGTGGATTCGCTCGGCGCCTCCTCGGGCTACGGGCTTTTGATGGACACGCTCGCCGACCTTCGCGACGCGGGCAAGAGCGCGGAAGAAACGGCGGCATGGGCGGAAGAGCATAAACTGGAAGTCAATCACTGGTTTTTCTCCACCGACCTCACGTTTTACGTGCGCGGCGGTCGCATTTCCAAGGCGATGGGCTGGTTCGGCACCATTTTCCACATCTGCCCCCTACTCAATATGGACGATAAGGGAAGGCTGATCCCCAGAAGAAAGATCCGCACCAAAGTCAAGGTCATTTCCGAGATCGTAAAGACGATGGAAGAATACGCGGAAGGCGGAAACGCTTACGACGGCAAGTGCTATATTTCGCACGCGGCGTGCCTGACCGACGCGCTCGCGGTAAAGACGCTGATCGAAGAAAAGTTCCCCGCCCTCAAAGATAAGGTGGAGATCTACGACGTGGGCACGACCATCGGCGCGCACACGGGCCCCGGAACGGTAGCGCTTTTCTTTATGGGCAAAAAGCGCGCAGACTGA
- a CDS encoding SDR family NAD(P)-dependent oxidoreductase has protein sequence MNDLKNKVAVVTGGGGGIGRAVAVRLAKEKAVVALLGGNDGQKLKTTAEMVEEAGAKCIVVGGDLTAEGFLRAGVEKIVAEAGGVDILVNNAGMAYNAKFEETGEEVFERIMRINVKVPYFLTQAALPYLRRSKSASVINISSVVGHAGYPLQSAYAASKHAVLGFTKSLAAEVYGEGIRVHAISPGGVYTDMVKVARPDLSPEGMILPEEIAEIVLFFLANRGNAVVDEILVHRVNKTPFLI, from the coding sequence ATGAACGACTTAAAAAATAAAGTGGCTGTCGTCACGGGCGGGGGCGGCGGGATCGGCCGCGCCGTTGCCGTGCGGCTCGCAAAAGAAAAGGCCGTCGTGGCGCTTCTGGGCGGGAACGACGGGCAAAAACTGAAAACGACCGCCGAAATGGTCGAAGAGGCGGGAGCGAAATGTATCGTCGTCGGGGGAGATCTGACGGCGGAAGGATTTTTACGCGCAGGGGTCGAAAAGATCGTTGCCGAGGCGGGCGGCGTGGACATTCTCGTCAACAACGCGGGCATGGCGTACAATGCGAAATTCGAAGAAACGGGCGAAGAGGTCTTCGAACGCATTATGCGCATCAACGTGAAAGTGCCGTATTTTCTCACGCAGGCGGCTCTGCCGTACCTGCGCCGCTCGAAATCCGCGAGCGTCATCAACATATCGTCGGTTGTGGGGCACGCGGGATACCCGTTGCAGAGCGCTTACGCCGCTTCCAAACACGCGGTGCTGGGGTTTACGAAGTCGCTTGCGGCGGAAGTATACGGGGAGGGGATCCGCGTGCACGCGATCAGTCCCGGGGGCGTCTATACGGACATGGTCAAAGTCGCCCGTCCCGACCTTTCGCCCGAAGGAATGATCTTGCCCGAAGAGATCGCGGAGATCGTCCTGTTTTTCCTTGCCAACCGCGGCAACGCCGTCGTCGACGAGATCCTCGTCCATCGCGTCAATAAAACGCCGTTTCTGATTTAA
- a CDS encoding glycyl radical protein, with translation MNDFGDMTPRIKSFRDELLKIEPKVCAERARLATKAYREHESDQIILKRAYMLKEVLENMSIYIEPQTLIVGNQASENRAAPVFPEYAMDWVVQELDEFEKREGDRFTISEENKQTLREIYPYWKGCTLQDKGYAAYPESARTIYDIGIIRNEGNITSGDAHLAVDYASVLKYGLEGIRSRVREKLDRLDYTDYNCLKTSYFYRAILIAVGAVENFAHRYSKLAEEEARSAPPARAKELLRIAEICMRVPMRGARNFYEALQSLWFVHLVLQIESNGHSLSFGRFDQFLYPYYKKSAEEGMPQEEALELLENLWLKTLTINKIRSWGHTRFAAGSPMYQNLTIGGQTSDGKSAVNELTRLTLISIGRTRLPQPNLTVRYFAGLEEDFMQDCIRMIRLGFGMPAFNNDEIIIPALIGQGVAREDAVNYSAIGCVEVGVPGKWGYRCTGMSYLNFPKTLMIALNDGVDVTTGKRVAKGVGKFTDMQTFEEVFAAWDNTARQLIRQGIILDNCADMVIEQEVPDVLCSALVDDCIGRGKHLKEGGAVYDIVSQLQVGVANLGDSLAAIKKCVFEDRSLTREELWDALMHDFAGERGEEIRQILLNVPKYGNDDDFVDELVVRGYDTYLDEIKKYKNTRYGRGPIGGHFYAGTSSVAANVPQGAGTCATPDGRHAGEPLAEGCSPTHSMDTHGPTSVFKSVSKLRTQKIAGGVLLNQKVNPQMLAEPKDCKKLSFLLRTFFDTLHGFHVQYNVVSRETLLDAQKHPENYRDLIVRVAGYSAFFTVLSPQTQNDIIARTEQIL, from the coding sequence GTGAATGATTTCGGCGACATGACGCCGCGGATCAAAAGTTTCCGCGACGAACTTTTAAAGATCGAACCCAAGGTATGCGCGGAGCGGGCGCGGCTCGCGACGAAGGCTTACCGCGAGCACGAGAGCGATCAGATCATTTTGAAACGCGCTTATATGCTCAAAGAAGTGCTGGAAAACATGAGCATCTACATAGAGCCGCAGACGCTGATCGTCGGAAACCAGGCGAGCGAAAATCGGGCGGCGCCCGTCTTTCCCGAATATGCGATGGATTGGGTGGTGCAAGAGTTGGACGAATTCGAAAAACGCGAGGGCGACCGATTCACGATCAGCGAGGAAAACAAACAGACGCTGCGCGAGATCTATCCCTATTGGAAAGGCTGCACTTTGCAGGATAAGGGCTACGCCGCGTATCCCGAAAGCGCCCGCACGATCTACGATATCGGCATTATCCGCAACGAGGGAAACATCACTTCGGGCGACGCGCACCTCGCGGTCGATTATGCAAGCGTCTTAAAGTACGGGTTGGAAGGCATCCGGTCGCGCGTTCGGGAAAAACTCGATCGGCTCGACTATACGGACTATAATTGTTTAAAGACTTCCTATTTTTATCGCGCGATCCTGATCGCCGTCGGCGCGGTGGAGAACTTCGCGCACCGTTATAGCAAACTGGCGGAAGAGGAGGCGCGTTCGGCGCCGCCCGCGCGCGCAAAAGAGTTGCTGCGCATTGCCGAAATCTGCATGCGCGTGCCCATGCGCGGCGCGAGGAATTTTTACGAGGCGCTGCAAAGCCTCTGGTTCGTCCATCTCGTTTTGCAGATCGAATCCAACGGACACTCGCTCTCATTCGGGCGCTTCGACCAATTTCTATATCCCTATTACAAAAAGAGCGCGGAAGAGGGCATGCCGCAAGAAGAGGCGCTCGAACTTCTGGAAAACCTGTGGTTAAAGACGCTGACCATCAATAAGATCCGCAGTTGGGGACACACGCGCTTTGCTGCGGGCAGCCCCATGTATCAGAATCTGACCATCGGCGGGCAGACGTCGGACGGCAAGAGCGCGGTTAACGAACTGACGCGCCTTACCCTGATCTCGATCGGCAGAACGCGCCTTCCGCAGCCCAATCTGACCGTCCGCTATTTTGCGGGATTGGAAGAAGATTTCATGCAGGATTGCATTCGGATGATCCGCCTCGGGTTCGGTATGCCCGCATTCAATAACGACGAGATCATCATTCCCGCGCTCATCGGACAGGGCGTCGCGCGGGAGGACGCCGTGAATTACAGCGCCATCGGCTGCGTCGAGGTAGGCGTGCCGGGAAAATGGGGATATCGCTGTACGGGCATGAGTTATCTGAACTTTCCCAAAACGCTGATGATCGCGCTCAACGACGGCGTGGACGTCACGACGGGAAAGCGCGTGGCAAAAGGCGTCGGCAAATTTACCGATATGCAGACTTTCGAAGAGGTTTTCGCCGCGTGGGATAATACGGCGCGCCAGTTGATCCGTCAGGGGATCATCCTCGACAACTGCGCGGACATGGTCATCGAACAGGAAGTGCCCGACGTGCTCTGTTCGGCGCTGGTCGACGATTGTATCGGCCGCGGCAAACACCTCAAAGAGGGCGGCGCGGTGTACGATATCGTCAGCCAGTTGCAAGTAGGGGTGGCGAATCTCGGCGATTCTCTCGCGGCGATCAAAAAATGCGTATTCGAAGACCGTTCGCTGACGCGCGAAGAATTGTGGGACGCGCTGATGCACGATTTTGCGGGCGAACGCGGCGAAGAGATCCGTCAGATACTTTTGAACGTTCCGAAATACGGCAACGACGACGATTTTGTGGACGAACTCGTCGTGCGCGGGTACGACACGTATTTGGACGAGATCAAAAAATATAAAAATACGCGTTACGGCAGGGGCCCGATCGGCGGGCATTTCTATGCGGGGACTTCTTCGGTCGCTGCGAACGTGCCGCAGGGCGCGGGTACGTGCGCAACGCCCGACGGAAGGCACGCGGGCGAGCCGCTGGCGGAGGGCTGTTCTCCCACCCATTCCATGGATACGCACGGCCCCACGAGCGTGTTCAAATCGGTTTCCAAATTGAGAACGCAGAAGATCGCGGGCGGCGTACTGCTCAATCAGAAAGTCAATCCGCAGATGCTCGCCGAACCCAAGGACTGCAAAAAACTGAGTTTTCTATTGCGTACCTTTTTCGACACGCTGCACGGATTTCACGTGCAATATAACGTCGTGTCGCGCGAAACGCTGCTCGATGCGCAGAAACATCCCGAAAACTACCGCGACCTCATCGTGCGCGTGGCGGGCTATTCGGCGTTTTTCACCGTGCTTTCGCCGCAGACGCAGAACGATATCATCGCGCGGACAGAACAAATTTTGTAA
- a CDS encoding TMEM164 family acyltransferase produces MKMEYVWMVVCPLIGIAIISFLSRKLSARTAFIVTALLFIAMAASGIAKQIIAIATGYDLWYLPLHFSSTFYITVGVSVFAHGKAEHAAQTILFVGGIIMCAMILVRPAAILGNLSGVFTSHIHAHGYFYHMLVVLQFGIMLARGNYRPKRHDPLFFAGGVALWGAVAIPCAFVFNANYMGILHAYIPFLEQFRIKFGYAPYLIVYYLGAVLLATLLIYGYGFLQKKLAKKA; encoded by the coding sequence ATGAAAATGGAATACGTATGGATGGTCGTGTGTCCCTTGATCGGGATCGCTATCATTTCTTTCTTGTCAAGAAAACTGTCCGCACGCACCGCGTTTATCGTGACTGCGCTCCTCTTTATCGCGATGGCGGCGAGCGGCATCGCAAAACAGATCATCGCGATCGCGACGGGGTACGATTTGTGGTATCTGCCCCTGCATTTTTCATCGACTTTCTATATCACCGTCGGCGTAAGCGTGTTCGCGCACGGGAAAGCCGAGCACGCGGCGCAGACCATTTTGTTCGTCGGCGGCATCATCATGTGCGCCATGATCCTCGTCAGGCCCGCCGCGATCCTGGGCAATCTATCGGGCGTGTTCACTTCGCATATCCATGCCCACGGATATTTCTACCATATGCTCGTGGTGCTCCAATTCGGCATCATGCTCGCGCGCGGCAACTACCGTCCCAAACGCCACGATCCCCTCTTCTTTGCGGGCGGAGTGGCTCTCTGGGGTGCGGTCGCAATTCCCTGCGCGTTTGTTTTCAACGCCAATTATATGGGCATTCTGCACGCCTATATTCCCTTTTTGGAACAGTTCCGCATAAAATTCGGATATGCGCCCTATCTCATCGTATACTATCTCGGCGCAGTGCTTTTGGCGACGCTGCTCATCTACGGATACGGATTTTTGCAAAAAAAACTCGCAAAAAAGGCGTAA